In one bacterium genomic region, the following are encoded:
- a CDS encoding Ig-like domain-containing protein: MRSGIKFNLALTLCVLAAACARMGAPTGGPEDKTPPRVESIVPAPDSTGVDRHSRVSLTFSEGVRHQEAERLIHLTPAAGRLFFDWQGRTVHLRPADSLRADITYRVSLEPGLTDLHRVKADSAFESWFSTGSRFSPGRLSGRVFYRDSLVIGALICAVSAADTGLAFDCRSDSSGRWSLPYLPFGSFRLNAYHDRNRNRRFDFSREEGLDTLAAASAEPTVLDLRLALADTTAPLLLTVSVIDSLRLGLAFDDYLDSLQTFDPASFRLCAGDSAGKRVEIQAAHLDSLDHHRVLLGPAAPLEPDARYWIKPGPLANEAGLRLSEAAPGKEFTFKKEAPAGAQTGRKPQGQQPGGRQR; encoded by the coding sequence ATGCGCAGTGGCATCAAATTCAATCTCGCCCTGACCCTCTGTGTCCTCGCCGCGGCCTGCGCCCGGATGGGCGCGCCCACCGGCGGGCCGGAGGACAAAACCCCGCCGCGGGTGGAAAGCATCGTACCGGCCCCGGACTCCACCGGCGTGGACCGTCACAGCCGGGTGAGCCTCACGTTCAGCGAGGGTGTGCGCCACCAGGAGGCCGAGCGCCTCATCCACCTGACCCCCGCGGCCGGGCGGCTGTTCTTCGACTGGCAGGGCCGTACCGTGCACCTTCGCCCGGCCGACAGCCTGCGCGCCGATATCACCTACCGGGTGAGCCTGGAGCCGGGCCTGACCGACCTGCACCGGGTCAAGGCCGACAGCGCTTTCGAAAGCTGGTTCTCCACCGGGAGCCGTTTCTCGCCCGGACGGCTGAGCGGGCGGGTGTTCTATCGCGACTCCCTGGTGATCGGGGCGCTGATCTGCGCGGTCTCCGCCGCCGACACCGGCCTGGCTTTCGACTGCCGCAGCGATTCCTCGGGCCGCTGGAGCCTGCCCTACCTTCCTTTCGGCTCTTTCCGGCTCAACGCCTACCACGACCGCAACCGCAACCGGCGTTTCGATTTCAGCCGCGAGGAGGGTCTGGACACCCTGGCCGCTGCGAGCGCCGAACCGACTGTGCTCGACCTGCGCCTGGCCCTGGCCGACACCACCGCCCCGCTCCTGCTCACGGTCAGCGTGATAGACTCGCTGCGCCTGGGCCTGGCGTTCGATGACTACTTAGACAGCCTGCAAACGTTCGACCCCGCGTCTTTCAGGCTCTGCGCCGGGGACTCCGCCGGCAAAAGGGTCGAGATTCAGGCCGCGCACCTGGACAGCCTGGACCATCACCGTGTGCTGCTCGGCCCGGCTGCGCCGCTGGAGCCGGACGCCCGCTACTGGATCAAACCCGGCCCCCTGGCCAACGAGGCCGGCCTGCGTCTGAGCGAGGCGGCCCCGGGCAAGGAATTCACGTTCAAGAAAGAGGCCCCGGCCGGAGCGCAGACAGGCCGCAAGCCTCAGGGGCAGCAGCCGGGGGGACGCCAGAGATGA